TGATGCCGCTGAAGAGGATCATAACCGCGATCGCGACTACCACGATAACTGCCAATGGCATGACAAACCTCCGCCTGATAGCGCGCCAGCGCGAGAAAAGGCCGGCTGCGAGGGTTAGTATTCCAGATAGCGCGGGTTCACAAGCCGGCGGCGGTGGGGTCTCACCTGCCCGGAGGGCGCAGAACATTGGCCGCAGCCGGCTTGACTGTCAATTCCAGGCCGTCAATCGCGATGACCTGAACCTGGGCGCCTGCGGCCAGGTCACAATCGCTGAGCGCCCGCCAGAGCTCCCCCCGAAGCGTGACCCAGCCAGGGTGACCCGCCACGATCGCCTGGCAGACCTCACCCACCTCACCGACCATCGCCTCGGGTCCGGTGCGCGGAGGGCGACGTCGTTGGCTCAAGCTCCAACTCAACAGCAGCACGACTATCAGGAGCACAGCCGCGCCGGCGGCGATTACCCCACGGCCGATCAGCAGATCGCTGCGCGCCGGATCGATGAGAAACATGGCGCCAAGCAAAAAAGCGATTAACCCACCCGCACCCATCACGCCGTAAGTGGGAACAAAGGCCTCCGCGCCCAGAAGCGCCAAGCCTAGGATCAACAGCAGAGCGCCGATCAGGTTGATGGGAAGAATCGACAAACCGGCCAAAGCCATAAACAAGCAGACGGCACCGACGATTCCGGGGGCAAAAAGACCCGGATGGGCAAATTCTAGATACAAGCCCACCAATCCCGCCATCAGCAGAAGATAAACCAAGTCAGGATCGGCCAGCTTATCTAGCAAGCTCTCGGGAAAAGTCATCGTGCGGCGGATTATTGGAACCCCAGTCAGTAACAGCACCTGAGTTGAGCCGTCAACCTCGACCCGCCGACCACTGGCCTTGAACATAAGGTCAGGAAGGTCGCGGGCGATTATATCGATCACGTGCAAGGCCAGCGCTTCCTCAGCGCTGGCCGCCACACTGCCGCGTACCGCCTGCTCGACCCAGGTTTGGTTGCGGCCTCGGCGCAGCGCGATGCTGCGCGCCATTGCGGCGGTGAAGTTCTCCAATTTGCGCCCCTCCACTCCACCCGGCGCGTTACCATTGGGCTGCACCGGATGGGCCGCGCCGATCGAAGTTCCCGGCGCCATCGCGGCGAGATTGGCCGCCAAGGTAATGAACATGCCGGCGGAAGCGGCGGCGGCACCCGGCGGCGCGACATAGACGATCACAGGCAAAGGCGCACTCAAAATATCCTTGACGATCGAGTGCATCGAAATCAGCAAACCACCCGGGGTGTCCAGTTCGATGATCATGGCGCGCGCCTGTCGACGGGCCGCCCACTCGAGACTTTGATGGATAAACTCGGCGCTGGCCGGGTTGATAGTGCCATTGATTTGGAGCAGCGCCACTGGTCCCTGGGGTTGGCTCGCGCTCCAAGCCCACCGTGGGCTGAAGAAAAAGAGCACCAACAAAGCGGCGATCGAAATAAGCGCTTTCACGCTGAGACTCCCCGCAAGCTGGCTGGCGACATGGCTATCCCTATGCTTACCGGTCCTACCTGTCGTCTTCCCGCAAGAGCAATAAATATACGATGGCGCTACCTTCCCGGTTAAGGGGCGTGCACGATGGCTGTCACGATTCGTGCAGCCAAACTTTCTTACGGTCGGCAAGCGCCACCGGAACACTACGGTTCAATCCATATCAGCTTCCATCCATCGTTGAGTAAGCAGCGTGTGCTCCGCTCATGAAATCTCCCTGGATCGGTCGGCATCTTCCCTGTTCCAAGGCTAATCATGTAGGAATCGCGTATGGGCGGACACCCGCTCATGGAGAATCGAAGACCACGCCGCCGCGAACTATTCGTTCAGCGCACCCAGTCAACTTGGCGTGAGAGCAAAACTACATCTTCAAGAATAGGAATTAGAAGTCGCGAAAAACCCGCGGCCCGGGCACGAGGCAGTTCTTGGGGTCGGAAGGGTCAGGGTTACCCAACCACCTGTTAGGTGGATAGTCGGCCGGCGCCATTCAATTTAAGCGCGCGCATTACTTCTTGGACATCCGCCCATACCAACCGCTTGTCGCCCGGGTTGCGCAGCAGGTAGGCGGGATGGAACGTCGGCATGAATGGTATGTCTTGCACGCGCTGCCAGTGCCCGCGAAGTTTGCCGATCGGGGTTTTGGTGTTGAGCAGCGCGTGCACCGCAAAGGTTCCCAAGCCGACGATAACCTCGGGTTTTACCAGAGCGATTTGCCGCCACAAAAAGGGCTGGCAGGCCGCGACTTCGTCAGGTTCGGGATTGCGGTTGCCCGGCGGACGACATTTGATCACATTGCAAATGTAGACCTCGGTCCGCTTGAGGCGCATTCCTCGTTCGATGATATCGGTCAGGAGCTGACCCGCGCGCCCCACGAATGGCTCGCCCTGTGCGTCTTCGTCGGCGCCCGGCGCCTCGCCCACGAACATCAAGCGAGCCTTGGGATCGCCGACTCCGAACACCAGATGGGTACGACCCGAATGCAGCTTGCATCGGCGGCAATCGCCAATAAAGGAGCGCAGCGCGGTCAAATCGACGCTCTCTCCCAGCCCAGGGTAATAAGAGGTAAGCAAATCCTGTGCGCCCGACCGTGTGGTTGGGGCAGCGGGAGTGGCCGCGGCGACGTGGGCGATCGAGGTCGTCAATGGCTTGGCAGGCGCAGTACGTGGCGCAGGCAATCCCTCCAGCCCTTCCTCGAGCAACTGCTCGGCGTAATCACGAATCGAATCGATGATCAACTGGCGAGAGTGTGGCAAATCGCTCATCGCAACCTTCATTTCCTGACCGAGCCTGAAGATTCACAGCTCCGCTACAAACCAAGCGCCATTCGAAAGCGAGCACCCAAAACCGTGGTCCCAGTCAGCGGGACAGGGCTCGCACCGCATCGGCGCGGTGCTGTGCCGTTTCCGCCTTCATCTTCGCGACTCGGTCCAGGATCAGGTTGGCTACCTCGTCCTTGCTCAGCTTGGGATGGGGTTCTACGCGCCCGCTGGGGTCGATCAAAGTGACGATATTGGTGTCCACGGCAAAGCCGGCACCCTCGGCGGTGACGTCGTTGGCGACGATCAAATCGAGCTTTTTACGCTGCAGCTTGGCCTGCGCGTTGGCCAGCAGCTCTTCGGTCTCGGCGGCAAAACCGATGATTCGGCGAGTGCCCTTGCGCGCTGCCAACGCCGGCAGTTGATCGGCAATTGGCTCCAGTTCAAGGCGCCAGCGCGCGGCCCGTTTTTTGATTTTTTGCGTGGCCACCGTCGCCGGGCGAAAGTCGGCTATCGCCGCCGCCATCACGAGGACTGTGCACCAAGCGAAGTTATCGCTGGTCGCACGCAGCATTTCTTCGGCACTGACCGTCGAAATGCGCGTCACCGAACCAGGCACGGGCAGCGCCGTGGGGCCCGAAATCAGCCGCACTTCAGCCCCGCGCATCCAAGCCGCACGGGCCAAGGCGTAGCCCATCTTGCCCGAGGAGCGATTAGAAACGAAGCGCACCGGATCGATCGATTCCTGGGTCGGGCCAGCGCTAATCAGAAGGCGTTGGCCGGCGAGATCGGCCGGAGTGAGTAAGCGCTCGGCTTCCTCGACAATGGTGGTGGGTTCGCATAAGCGTCCCTGCCCCTCGTAACCACACGCCAGCGGCCCCACCGTAGGCTCAATGACGGTGACACCTCGCGATACCAAGCGAGCCAGATTCTCCTTGACCGCGGGATGGGCATACATATGAACGTTCATCGCCGGGGCGAAGGCGACAGGGCAGTGGGCAGCTAAGAGCACCGTGGTAACGAGATCATCTGCGATGCCCAGGGCGGCCTTGGCGATAATATCGGCGGTGGCCGGAGCAATCACAATCAGATCGGCCGAATCGGCCAAGCGGATGTGGCCAATTTGCGATTCTTGGCCGAGGTCGAAAGTCTGGCTGGCAACCGGCTTGCCGCTCAAGGTTTGGAGGGTCAGAGGAGTGATGAACTGGGCGGCGTTGGGGGTCATCATGACCTGCACGCGAGCCTGGCGAGCCACCAGCAAGCGGATGAGTTCTGCCGCCTTGTAAGCGGCAATGCCCCCGCTTACGCCCAAGAGGATGTTTTTTTCCGCCAACGCCATCAGGGATTCGCGGCACTCCCGCTTCTCAACTTTATGCCGCGCGCCGCGGCGCTGACAATCCGCTGGCGCGGTTTTGCTCAGCGCTCGATTTCACCCTTGACGAACAGTTCAACTTGCTGGCGCGCCACGTCATCAGCTAGCTGCCGCGGCGGATGCTTCATCGAGTACGCGGAAATGGAATGGAGCGGGCCCCCGATTTTACGGTCTCGCGCCAATTTCACGCAACGTATCACGTCAACCACGATTCCACCGGAATTGGGCGAATCCTGTACCGACATGCGCAGCTCCAATTCTATCGGAACACCTCCAAAGCCTTCGCCCTCCACCCGCAGAAAGCAGACCTTGTTGTCCTTTTGCCAAGCTACGTAATCCGAAGGACCGATATGGACATCGTCCGCAGGGAGGGGTTGCGGCAGCACGCTCTGAACGGCAGAGGTCTTGGAGATCCGCTTGGAACCCAATCGAGACCGATCGAGCATGTTGAGAAAGTCAGTGTTTCCGCCGGTGTTAAGTTGATAGGTATGGCGCAGCTTGATGCCGCGGTCGGCAAAAATCTTCATGATGGCGCGATGCAGAATAGTCGCGCCCAGTTGCGATTTGACGTCGTCTCCTACCACTGGAATATGACGGCGGGTAAATTCGTGCGCCCAGTTTTCATCGGAGACGATGAAGACCGGGATACAATTGACCAAGCTAACGCCGGTAGCTAGGCAGGCACGCGCATAGCGTTCCACCGCCTTTTGACTGCCGACAGGCAGGTAGCACAGCAGCACCTCGGCGCCGGTATCGCGCAGATGGCGCTCGATATCGACAGCCGGCTGGTTAACCGGAACAAAGGTGCGCTCCGGGGGATAGTCGGCCATATGGGGCGCAACCCCATCAAGTTGCTCACCCATTGCCACGGTTACCCCGTAACGGGGCAGATCGCGCCAGATGGTGACGGTGTTATTCGGCAGGGCGAAACACGCCTCTTCCAAGGGACGACCGACCTTTCGCTCATCGATATCAAAGGCGCAGGCCACTTCGATGTCGCTGGGCAGGTAGCCGCCCAAGTTGTAATGCATCAGGCCGACAGGCGGGACCTGCGGGTTGGCATGTCTATAGAATTCTATCCCTTGCAAGAGGGCAGAGGCACAGTTGCCCACGCCCGCAATCGCTATCCTAATTTTAGCCATCGTGGATCGCTCAGCTCCAAACCCCCTCCCCTTGCGCCCTAGGATTCAGCGCCCAACTGCTTGACCCCAGGGCAAAGGCTGCCCCATCAAAAGGGCTCACCCAGCGCAGACAGTTTGCTGGCATAGCGCTCATTTACGAAAGCGCGAGGGAAAGCCCGGCGTGAAATTGCGCTCCGAGTGGAGTTGGCGGGCCCGTTCGATCAAAACCGCCTCGCTCTCCGGGTTGTTCGGGTCTGGAATGCAGCAATCAACCGGGCAGACCCGAGCGCACTGCTCGACTTCGAAAAAACCCACGCACTCCGTGCACTTATCCGCCACGATATAAAAAATATCCTGCACTGGCGCAGGGTGGCGCACCCCACCGAGCTCCCATTCGTGACCACCTTCATAAATTGCAACATTGGGGCACTCGCGCGCGCAGGCACCGCAATTGATGCATTCTTCGGTGATGATGGTCGCCATCAGCTCGCGAACGCTGATCCCACCGTTGGCGGAAGCATAAGTGGAGTTAGCCTAATCAATTGGAAGCCAACAATAGCGGCTAGCCACAAATGCAGCAAGCGACAAAGGCCTCTCAAGGGAGGGTCTCTATCAGTTGTCGAGCAATTTGCGCAAAACCCCGGCTCAAGGCATGGTCTGGCTGATCGAGCACGAGCGGAGTACCTCGATCGCCCGTTTCCCCCACCGACAGGTCCAAGGGAAGAGTTCCAAGCAATGGGACTCCCTCCTGCGCCGCCATTCGCGCCCCACCCCCGCTACCGAAAATCGGCTCACTTTCGCCGCATTGGGGACAAACAAAACCGCTCATATTCTCGATCACGCCCAGGATTGGGCAGTGAACTTGATGGAACATGCGAACTGCCCGCATCGCATCCAGCAAGGCCAAGTCTTGCGGGGTGGTCACGATCACGGCACCGTCGAGCGCCACCAATTGGGCCAGGGTCAACTGAGCGTCGCCGGTTCCGGGAGGTAAATCCACGATCAGATAATCCAATTCGCCCCATGAGGTTTGCTGAAGAAACTGTCGGACGGCACTCATTACCATCGGCCCGCGCCAAATTACCGGCGCACGCTCGGTGAGGAAAAAGGCCATCGAAATCAGCTTGATTCCATGGCGCTCCACCGGGTAAAAGCGCTCGGGACCGGCACTGCGCGGCCGCTCGGCCATGGCATCGAACATCAGGCCCATCGAAGGGCCATAGATATCGGCGTCCAGCAGTCCCACCGCCAGCCCCCTAGCGGCCAAGGCTAGCGAGAGATTGGCGGCCACGGTAGATTTTCCCACACCGCCCTTGCCACTGGCAATTGCAATCACGTGCCGCACCCCGGCTAAGCGCATTCGGCCGGTTTTTTCGCCTAGCTCCGCTTCCATCCGGCGCACTCTCAGCGCTATCGGGGCCAAGCCGCGCTGCCGGCTCAGCCGCGCCTCGACGGTTGCGGCTAGCTCCCGCATCAGGGTGTCGTTTTCCGTCGCCTGGCGCAGGGTGATGACGAAACCGCCGCGCTCCTGGGGTGCTATGTCCTCGACGATGCCCAGCGTGACGATATCGTGCTCGTAGCCCGGATAAGGTACTTGGCGAAGCGCTTGGAGGATCGTGTCAGCTCTTGAATCAGTCACCGAACTGATTATGGCAGAGGCTCTACCGGGGCGGAAGGCGCGCCGGCCAGGAACCGATAGGCTCCTAGCCGGCTAAAATCTCACCTAATCTTACGGTAGGGGAGAGGCCGAAACGGAAGTCGAGGGACCAGGCGTGGTCGAAGGTGAGGCGGCAGTAGAGGGCGAAGGAGAAGTGAAGGCCGAAGCCGAGGCGCTAGGCGAGGCGCTGGCGCGAGGCGTGGTCGAAGGCGAGGTCACGGCACTGGGCGACGCGCTAGGCGAGGCACTAGCGCGAGGCGTGGTCGAGGGTGAAGGGGAAGCGCTGGGTGAAGGCGAAATGCTAGGTGAAGGTGAGGGCACTGGTGAAGGAATCGGTCCAGGCACGCCCACGGTGCAATTGGTGAAGGTCAGGGGAGGCGCGGTGGTCAGGGGACCGGGCGCTACCGCCGACAGGATGGAGCGAATACCCAGCCGCATAGGATTTTGGCCAGCCGCTGAAGGCGTGGTTCCACCTACCGCTACGCCACCGCTGGAAGTAGTACCGGTTAGAGCGAAGGGAGAGGTGGCAATTTCGCTGGGAGTACAGAACGGCACCAAGGAGTTGCTCTGGGTGGCCATGGCATCGATCGCATACATCACCGGACCACTGGGCATCATGTAGCCATTGCCATTGCTTGAAAAGCTACCTACCACCGGACCTCCCGCGGGCAGCGCCAACTGGTAGCAAGCACAGGTGCCCCCGTTGGGACAGGTCTGCGAGAGCTGGTTGCAAAGCCCGGTGGTCGCGGACACCCCGGTCGTAATCATGGCACCGGAAGCCCCACTGGCACCTGAGGCGGCAAAGACCTCGGCCCCGCCGCTCGAACCACCGCCGATGCCAATCCCCTCCGGACCCGCAGCGCCAACCGATACCGCGCTGGGGCCAGACGCCCCTGAGGCGCCGCTGGCACCGGTGATCAGGAGCGGCGGCTGCGGTACGGTGTTACTGCTGAAGTAAGGCACCGCAACGAAGATCTGCATGCTGGTGCCCGGAGGAGTGATGGGTTGGGTCGCCCAGAGGGTGATGTCGGCCGGAACGCCGGAGGTGGCGCTGCTGGCTCCTGACGCGCCGCTCGCACCTGAAGCACCGCTGGCTCCCGACGACGACACACTAACCAACCCGGCAACCGTGGCTCCGGCGATCGACGTGGTCGGTGCGGAACTGGAGCTGGAAGCGGAGCTGCTTTCGGGGACCAACGGGATGGTCAAGGTGCTGGCGCCATCGGTGTCGCTCACGATTACGCCGTCGGTAACCGTAGGGCTGGAGGGACTAGCGATCAAGGAATTGGTGATCGTGCTCGCCGAACTGCTGGCCGAGGGTGAAGCGCTGCTGGAAGCGGATGGCGAAGCACTGGCGCTAGCGCCTGAGGACATCGAGCTGATAGCGGACGGAAGAAATTCGGTATCCGCCACGATTTCATAACTTCCTGGCGAGACCGGGCAGAAAGTGAAGTGGCCGCTGCCATCGCTGCGCGTGCTGGACACCACGTTCGCGTAAACCGCGGCACTCGCACCGCTGGCTCCGCTCACGATTCGTCCAACTTGCTCCAGCCATAGATTGGCGTTGCTGACCGGAGTGGTGTCGGGACTGATGGTCGAACCCATTACCGTTCCGCTCACAACGCTTCCGCTAATTACAGGATCCGTCCCGACCAGGCCGCCATGAATCTGGGGCAAGAACGAAAAGCTTCCGTCGGCCTGCTCAACTATGCTGTTGCAGCCGTTGAAGGACAGGTTGAGGTTGCTGAGTGAGGAGGAGGAACTCAGGTCAATGCTGTTACCTGATAAATTGACCGCCGGAACGGTAATTCCGGTGCTGGCTTCGGCAGGCAAGGTCAGCGGATGCAGCACGCCAAAGCCGTCCTGCACGCAGTTGAAAACGTTGGAACCTAACGCCGAGCACGCATTGGTAGAGGGTGCCCCTATCCCGCCAGTCCCGCTCGAAGCACCGCTGCTGCTCGCCCCGCTGGCCCCGCTGGCCCCGCTCGCCCCACTGGACGTCGTAACGGTTCCGTTGGCCAACATGGTGACCATCAGCTGCTGATAAACCCCGGCCGCCACGCTGCTACCCCTGCCCAGAGTGCTGATGAAGCATTCGTTACCGCTGCTCGGGCTGAGCAGATCAACCTGCTGTGGCGAGCTGCTCAACCCTGAAGTAAAGGTGACGAAACCCGCGTTGCTGCCACCCGATGCGCCGCTGGCGGCAGACGCACCGCTGGCACCGGAGGCGGCAAACATTTGCGCCATGCCTCCCGGACCACTGCCGGCGTTGGTCGAACTGGTCCCTTGGCTACCCGCGCCGCCAGTTCCTCCGACCGCGCCGGTACCGCCCGCAGAACTGGCGCCCGACGCACCGCTGGCCCCAGAAGCGCCCGTACTGGTACTCGAAGCTGCCGAAGTGCTACCGCTGACATCCGCGATGGTCACGTAGATGTGTTGGAGATTGTTGGTGCAGGCCCCCGCCGGGCTGCTGACTCCAACGGTGATCGGAACCGTTTGCTGCAGCGCGGCCGAACTAGAGTCGGTAGTGGTCCAAGCCCGACTACCAACTCCCGCGGCCAGCGCCAGGACGGCGACCCCGATCAAAATCGAGAGCCGTTTTCGCGCCCTCACGCCGCTAACTAGTCTTCTCACGGACATCCCAAGCCCTCCCTGAACAATTACTAAGTCCTCGTTATTTACGGCTGAGCTGGTGCGCCACGTCCGCTATTCACGAGGCATCCGAAATTTACCACAGCCTACGGCGCCTCCTGCGTTTTTAACTTGCGCAAACCGTTGTGGTTGCTCGTTGAGCAAGTCGCTATTCTTCGGTCGAGCAAACTCACCGGCTAAGCCGGTCAGCGCTTTCAACAGAACATTCAAAACCGTGCTATTTTCGAAAAGGGGCTAATTAGTCAGGGAAACGCCGTACTTCAATCCCTGGATACAAAAAGGCTATAGTCAGCGATGCTAGAAGCCAAACCGGAGGTGATTTTTTATCAGTGATCGGGCTGGTAGATTGCTGAATTGAAAAAACTACGCTCGATCTTGGTCACTATTTTCCCAGGAGACTTTCTCGCGGCGACTCGGGCTGTTTTCAAATAGCGATCAAGCGAGGTGCGCCATTCAGCGAATCGGCAGGAAAGGCGGAAACTTCGCGCCCACTCATGCCGGTCCAATCGCGCCATAGCCGCATAAATAAATGGCAAAATAGGCCAAGCCAATCAGGCACACTAGAATCAGAGCTAATAGATCAAACCAACGCATACGGTATTGAAGATAACTGGTAGGATGAGAGCTGTAGCCGAACCCGCGCGCCTCCAATGCCATCGCCATGTTGTTGGCCTTGCGGAGGGCTCCCATGAACACGGGAATTGTCACCGGCAGGTAGCGGCGCAGGCGAGCGAATAGTCCACCGCGGCTGAAATCATGGCCGCGCAGGGCCTGAGCCTGAACTACCATTAAGGCAGCGTCGATAAATAAGGGTACCAGTCGGAAGGACAGTGTAATCGCGAAACTGGCCCGGTATGGCACCCCCAGTAAAGCCAGTCCCGCCGCGAATTCCTCCACCTTGGTGGTAGATAAGAAAAGCACGGAAGTAGCCAACAGTTCAGCCAGTTTCAGACCGCGGCCGAAGCCAAATTCCAGGGAAGCTCGGCTCAG
The DNA window shown above is from Candidatus Binataceae bacterium and carries:
- a CDS encoding nodulation protein NfeD, producing MKALISIAALLVLFFFSPRWAWSASQPQGPVALLQINGTINPASAEFIHQSLEWAARRQARAMIIELDTPGGLLISMHSIVKDILSAPLPVIVYVAPPGAAAASAGMFITLAANLAAMAPGTSIGAAHPVQPNGNAPGGVEGRKLENFTAAMARSIALRRGRNQTWVEQAVRGSVAASAEEALALHVIDIIARDLPDLMFKASGRRVEVDGSTQVLLLTGVPIIRRTMTFPESLLDKLADPDLVYLLLMAGLVGLYLEFAHPGLFAPGIVGAVCLFMALAGLSILPINLIGALLLILGLALLGAEAFVPTYGVMGAGGLIAFLLGAMFLIDPARSDLLIGRGVIAAGAAVLLIVVLLLSWSLSQRRRPPRTGPEAMVGEVGEVCQAIVAGHPGWVTLRGELWRALSDCDLAAGAQVQVIAIDGLELTVKPAAANVLRPPGR
- a CDS encoding uracil-DNA glycosylase, which codes for MSDLPHSRQLIIDSIRDYAEQLLEEGLEGLPAPRTAPAKPLTTSIAHVAAATPAAPTTRSGAQDLLTSYYPGLGESVDLTALRSFIGDCRRCKLHSGRTHLVFGVGDPKARLMFVGEAPGADEDAQGEPFVGRAGQLLTDIIERGMRLKRTEVYICNVIKCRPPGNRNPEPDEVAACQPFLWRQIALVKPEVIVGLGTFAVHALLNTKTPIGKLRGHWQRVQDIPFMPTFHPAYLLRNPGDKRLVWADVQEVMRALKLNGAGRLST
- the coaBC gene encoding bifunctional phosphopantothenoylcysteine decarboxylase/phosphopantothenate--cysteine ligase CoaBC, with product MALAEKNILLGVSGGIAAYKAAELIRLLVARQARVQVMMTPNAAQFITPLTLQTLSGKPVASQTFDLGQESQIGHIRLADSADLIVIAPATADIIAKAALGIADDLVTTVLLAAHCPVAFAPAMNVHMYAHPAVKENLARLVSRGVTVIEPTVGPLACGYEGQGRLCEPTTIVEEAERLLTPADLAGQRLLISAGPTQESIDPVRFVSNRSSGKMGYALARAAWMRGAEVRLISGPTALPVPGSVTRISTVSAEEMLRATSDNFAWCTVLVMAAAIADFRPATVATQKIKKRAARWRLELEPIADQLPALAARKGTRRIIGFAAETEELLANAQAKLQRKKLDLIVANDVTAEGAGFAVDTNIVTLIDPSGRVEPHPKLSKDEVANLILDRVAKMKAETAQHRADAVRALSR
- a CDS encoding inositol-3-phosphate synthase, with product MAKIRIAIAGVGNCASALLQGIEFYRHANPQVPPVGLMHYNLGGYLPSDIEVACAFDIDERKVGRPLEEACFALPNNTVTIWRDLPRYGVTVAMGEQLDGVAPHMADYPPERTFVPVNQPAVDIERHLRDTGAEVLLCYLPVGSQKAVERYARACLATGVSLVNCIPVFIVSDENWAHEFTRRHIPVVGDDVKSQLGATILHRAIMKIFADRGIKLRHTYQLNTGGNTDFLNMLDRSRLGSKRISKTSAVQSVLPQPLPADDVHIGPSDYVAWQKDNKVCFLRVEGEGFGGVPIELELRMSVQDSPNSGGIVVDVIRCVKLARDRKIGGPLHSISAYSMKHPPRQLADDVARQQVELFVKGEIER
- a CDS encoding 4Fe-4S dicluster domain-containing protein, translating into MATIITEECINCGACARECPNVAIYEGGHEWELGGVRHPAPVQDIFYIVADKCTECVGFFEVEQCARVCPVDCCIPDPNNPESEAVLIERARQLHSERNFTPGFPSRFRK
- a CDS encoding Mrp/NBP35 family ATP-binding protein, with the protein product MTDSRADTILQALRQVPYPGYEHDIVTLGIVEDIAPQERGGFVITLRQATENDTLMRELAATVEARLSRQRGLAPIALRVRRMEAELGEKTGRMRLAGVRHVIAIASGKGGVGKSTVAANLSLALAARGLAVGLLDADIYGPSMGLMFDAMAERPRSAGPERFYPVERHGIKLISMAFFLTERAPVIWRGPMVMSAVRQFLQQTSWGELDYLIVDLPPGTGDAQLTLAQLVALDGAVIVTTPQDLALLDAMRAVRMFHQVHCPILGVIENMSGFVCPQCGESEPIFGSGGGARMAAQEGVPLLGTLPLDLSVGETGDRGTPLVLDQPDHALSRGFAQIARQLIETLP
- a CDS encoding energy-coupling factor transporter transmembrane component T is translated as MPIYLYLDRRTFIHRLHPAVKVIGIFAVFWSVYWVDQPLALLPLGLILISAVHFTNSWPNFYRLRWLFIIVIFATSSTWMLFYRQGRPLAYLGPFYLSRASLEFGFGRGLKLAELLATSVLFLSTTKVEEFAAGLALLGVPYRASFAITLSFRLVPLFIDAALMVVQAQALRGHDFSRGGLFARLRRYLPVTIPVFMGALRKANNMAMALEARGFGYSSHPTSYLQYRMRWFDLLALILVCLIGLAYFAIYLCGYGAIGPA